The DNA sequence GTCGTCATTCTGCCCAATGATAGCAGCAATCTTAGCGAGTAATCCGCTTGAATAGGAATAATAGGCAGTGGCAATCAGGTCTTTTTCGGTAGTTGCACCTGTATAATCCGAACGGTTACTGGCAAAGGCAAGCCAGTCGCCAAAATGAGTATCCCCGGTCCATAAATTTTTCTCTCCAGCCCTGGCTTTCATGTATTCAACCCAGGCTTTCATACTTGGATACTGAACTTCCAGAATACGTTTGTCGCCATAAGTCAGGTAAGTCGTCCACGGCACAATAACCGAAACATCGGCCCAGGCAGTTGATCCTCCATCTTGTCTCAAAACATCTGGAATGACATGCGGAACCCGTCCGTTAGGCAACTGGTCGGCAGCTACGTCGCGCATCCATTTGGTATAGAAAGGAGCCACATTAAAATTGAAGGCTGCAGTCATGCTGAAAACCTGTGCATCGCCGGTCCAACCCAAGCGTTCGTCGCGCTGCGGGCAATCGGTAGGCACATCCAGAAAGTTTCCTTTTTGTCCCCACTGAATGTTGTGCTGCAATTGATTGATCATTGGATCGGAACATACAAATGTACCCGTTGGGGTCATGTCGGAATGGATAACAACACCGGTAATCTGGTCAAGCGAGGGTTGTGCCGAAAGACCTTCGATTTTTACAAACCTGAATCCATGAAATGTAAAATGAGGTTCAAACGTTTCAATTCCTGATCCGTTCAGGATAAAGTTATCCGTACATTTTGCACTGCGCAGGTTGTCGGTGTAAAAATTTCCTTCTTTGGTCAACACTTCAGCAAACTTCAGCGTTACCTGATCGCCTTTTTTGCCCTGAACTTTCAGGCGCACCCAACCAACCATATTTTGTCCCATGTCGAAAACGGTTTCGCCTGTGGGAGTAATGATTAATTTTATTGGCTTAATTTCTTCGATGGCTTTTACAACAACACCCTGTGGTGCAATTAGTATTTTCTTTGATTGATCGGTAATTGTAGCTTTTTCCCATTCACTATCGTTGAATCCGGCACCGGACCAGCCCGACATTTCTTTGCGGGCATCGTAAGTTTCGCCATTGTAAATATCAGAGAATACAATCGGTCCGTTCGAAACTTTCCAACTTTGATCGGTACCGACTACCTCAGATGTACCATCGGTATAAGTAATCTGAAACTGAGCCAAAAGCGCCAATTTGCTTCCATAATAACCATTCTGGCTGCTCCAGCCAATGTTTCCACGAAACCAGCCGTCGCCCAAAATTGCGCCAACCGTATTTTTTGCCTGAAGCATTGAAGTTACATCGTAAGTCTGGTATTGAATGCGATTTTTATAGCTGGTCCATCCGGGAGTAAACAAATCGGTGCTTACTTTTTTCCCGTTCAGGAACAATTGATACAAACCATGTGAGGTAACATAAACCCTTGCCGATTTTATTGTTTTGGCAGTGGTAAACTCTTTCCTGAAGTATTGGGCTGGTTTCGATCCCTTTACTTCAGGCTCCGATCCAAGTGTAATCCATGAAGCTTTCCATGATTCGGGTTCGAGAATTCCCATTTCCCAGGTGGCCGGGGCGCTCCATGCTGATACTTTGTTTTTGTTGTCCCAAACACGCACTTGCCACGACACACGCTGCATCGATTTTAATGCCGGTCCGTCGTATGTAACATCAACAGATTGTGCCGAATTTACTTTCCCGGAAGTCCAGAGTAATTTGCCTTTGGCTGATTGGTCGGTTACCTTAATTTCGTATGCAGTTTGAAGTACATTTTCTTCATCTGATACTATTTTCCAGCTAAGGCGGGGTTTCTGGATATCGATACCCAGAGGATTGGTATGATACTCGCAAATCAGTTCTTTAACTTCGGTCTTGACAGCAGCAACAGTACTAAAACTGCTGATTGCCAACAAAACCAGAAGCAGTTTCGTCAATCTTAAAATTTGTTTCATCATTGTTGATAGTTTAGGTTTTGTATTCGAAAAATGTTATTCGGAAAGAGTCATCAGTCAATGGAAAACTTTTCGAATGACCAATGACTTTTTCCTGAATATTTATTCCATATAAAATACTTCTTCCAGCGGAATTGATACCGGAGAGTTGTCAGGGTTTGTTTTCATAAGGTCGGCCATGAAAGCCCACCATTTCTTTACGATTTCGGTTTGTCCAAGGTCTTGCGAGCCACCGTCGCCACTTACTTTCTGAAAAGCAAACAGGGTACTGGTTTCTTCATCGAGAAAAATGGAATACTCACTGACACCAGCACCTTTAAGCAGTTGGCGTAATTCAGGCCAAAGTTCGTTGTGCCTTTTCCTGTATTCTTCTTTCTGACCTTCGTTCAGGTACATTTTAAATGCTAGACGTTCCATTATCCGAGGGCATTTAATTCAGGATATAACCATTTGGCTACGCCAATAATAATAACCGACAAAAGAATTGCGCCAATACCCATAAGAATCATGTTGTAGGTCTTTTTTGATACGCCTTTCCATTCCTTGCGGTAGAAACCCCAAAGGTTGGCGGTTAAAATGATGGTGGCCATGTGAAGCGTCCACGAACTGGCACCATTGCCGATTTTGGTTTCACCCATTCCGTAGAAAAAGAATTGCAGAAACCAGGTGGTTCCGGCCAAAGCACAGAAAAGGTAGTTGCTCAAAAGCGGCGTTTTCTTGTCAATGAAGTCACCGCCTGTTTTGTTTTTGAAAATCAGGGCGGTAGTCCAGATCAGGTTGGTGGTAAGGCCTCCCCAGAGAATGACAAAAAAGATAATGTTGTTTTCGAAGAGGTATTTGAAACCCGTTCCTGCCTGGGTTACAAAAGGATAGTGCTGTTCCACAGCCAGCGACCGGGCAATGGACGACATTTCTTTTCCAGCATCGATTCCAAAACTGAAAAATGCGCTTAAAATACCGGAAACAATAGCAATCATTAACCCTTTAGACAGCTTGAATTCACTATTAACTCCCTCTTTATTTTTGCCCAGATCCTGATCCTTCCGAATTCCGGCGGTTCCACTTAGAATAATTCCGACTAACAAAATTAAAATACCGAGTAAGACGATTCGTCCACCTGTAGTACTAAACAAATCGGTGAACGATAGTCCGTCAGGGATTAATTCAGCAATTCCGGGAATATTCCGCAAAATCGGCAATCCCAGCGAACCAACGATAGAAGTAATACCCAGCAGTACAGAGTTACCAAGCGACATACCAAGGTAGCGAATAGCCAGTCCGTATGTCAGGCCACCAACTCCCCACAGCAAACCCATAATATAGGTATTGCGAATAACTCCACCCGGAGTGGCTTCTAAAATCCCCTGCCAGCCAGGAATCGTCAACAAAACAGCAATTAATGGCATGATAAACCAAGAGAAAAGTCCCCCGGTAATCCAATAAACTTCCCATCGCCATTTTTTCACCCAATTGTATGGCATGTACCAACTTCCCGAGGCACCGCCTCCAAGGGCATGAAAAATAATCCCTAATAGTGCATTCATATGTTTAGTTATTAGTTAAGTTTTAAACTCAAGATAGTTCGGAGTGCCTGGAATTCCCTGCCCGAAGCAGGCGGGGAAGTGCCTAAAGTTAAACTCCGCACTTCAAAATTCGCACTCCACTCTTATTTTATCGTTTGCTGGTCACTTCTTTTTCGTATTGCTGAATGTCGGCAATGTAAGCTTCGCCGGCAATAACACCTTTTTTCAGGCAATAGTAATCGAATACAGCAGCCCAAGGTAATGATTTAGCTTCTTCGAGCAATGCCAAACGCTCAAAGTTTTGGCCATTGGCTTCGTAAGCACGCAATTGAGTAATTGGCTCTAGCAAAGCTTGTAACAAAGCTTTCTGAGTTGCACGAACGCCTACCACGTAAGCGCCAATACGGTTGATGGATGCATCGAAATAATCGAGTCCAACGTGAACGCGATCGAGCGCATTGGCCCGGATAATTTCCTGCGTCAGCGCCTGCAATTCGTCGTTCAAAATAACAACATGGTCGCTGTCCCAACGCACACCACGACTCACGTGAAGCATAATTTCAGGAGCAAAAAGCAACAGCGATGAAATCTTGTCGGAAATCACTTCGGTTGGATGGAAATGACCAGAATCCAAGGTAATCATTTTGTTGTTGGCAACACCGTAACCCATATAGAACTCGTGTGAACCAACCACATAGCTTTCGCTTCCAATACCGAATAATTTACATTCGATACTGTCGAGCATGTAATCGTCATTGGTTTTGTATTCGAAGATCTGGTCGAGCGATTCTTTCAGATTTTTACGATACAGCAAACGGTCGACGGTTAAATCTTTCGATCCATCAGGAATCCAGATGTTGTGAATACATTCTGAACCCAACTGACGTCCCATCTCTTCGGCAATTTTACGCGATTGGACGACGTGATCAATCCAGAACTGGCGGATGGCAGGATCGCGGTGCGACAAGGTAAAGCCGTCAGCCGATTTTTCGTGCGAAAAACAGGTACAGTTGAAGTCCAGTTTATAGTTTTTCTCTTTCGCCCAATCAATCCAACTCTGGAAATGTTTGGGTTCAATCTGATCGCGGTCAACCGTTTCGCCGCCAAAATCGCCATAAAAAGCATGGATATTTACACGGTGATCGCCCGGAATCAAGCTCATGGCTTTGTCAATGTCGGCACGAAGTTCAGAAATTGAACGTGCTTTCCCCGGATAGTTTCCGGTTGCCTGAATACCACCAGTTAGTTCACCATCGCCATTTTCGAAACCGGCCACATCGTCGGCCTGCCAGCAGTGCAGCGATATAGACAACTTGTCTAATTGTTCTACTGCTTTTTCAACGTCGATACCCAGATCGGCATAACGGGCTTTGGCATATTCAAATGCCTGATTAATTTGAGATTCTTTCATGATTGCTTTATTATTTGTATATAATCTATTTTCAACCTATTTGTAACTACTTTTTTGAAGGTCGATACCATTTCGTCCGAAACAAGGTCTTTGTTTTGAAAGGCGCTTTCTCGCGGACGTAATTACTTCTTCCCGTTTTATCCCCGGGTTTCGTTTCACTTTACCCGGGGTTATTGATATTTTACCCCTTCGGAGTATGAAGAAACATTTGTTTCAATTGCATTCGACAGTCTCTCTTTTCTCCAGTCACCCCTATCATCCTGAATTTATTTCAGGATCATTTCAGTGTCTCATTCGTTTAGAGATGCTGAAAC is a window from the Aquipluma nitroreducens genome containing:
- a CDS encoding L-rhamnose/proton symporter RhaT, whose protein sequence is MNALLGIIFHALGGGASGSWYMPYNWVKKWRWEVYWITGGLFSWFIMPLIAVLLTIPGWQGILEATPGGVIRNTYIMGLLWGVGGLTYGLAIRYLGMSLGNSVLLGITSIVGSLGLPILRNIPGIAELIPDGLSFTDLFSTTGGRIVLLGILILLVGIILSGTAGIRKDQDLGKNKEGVNSEFKLSKGLMIAIVSGILSAFFSFGIDAGKEMSSIARSLAVEQHYPFVTQAGTGFKYLFENNIIFFVILWGGLTTNLIWTTALIFKNKTGGDFIDKKTPLLSNYLFCALAGTTWFLQFFFYGMGETKIGNGASSWTLHMATIILTANLWGFYRKEWKGVSKKTYNMILMGIGAILLSVIIIGVAKWLYPELNALG
- a CDS encoding glycoside hydrolase family 78 protein, with the protein product MMKQILRLTKLLLVLLAISSFSTVAAVKTEVKELICEYHTNPLGIDIQKPRLSWKIVSDEENVLQTAYEIKVTDQSAKGKLLWTSGKVNSAQSVDVTYDGPALKSMQRVSWQVRVWDNKNKVSAWSAPATWEMGILEPESWKASWITLGSEPEVKGSKPAQYFRKEFTTAKTIKSARVYVTSHGLYQLFLNGKKVSTDLFTPGWTSYKNRIQYQTYDVTSMLQAKNTVGAILGDGWFRGNIGWSSQNGYYGSKLALLAQFQITYTDGTSEVVGTDQSWKVSNGPIVFSDIYNGETYDARKEMSGWSGAGFNDSEWEKATITDQSKKILIAPQGVVVKAIEEIKPIKLIITPTGETVFDMGQNMVGWVRLKVQGKKGDQVTLKFAEVLTKEGNFYTDNLRSAKCTDNFILNGSGIETFEPHFTFHGFRFVKIEGLSAQPSLDQITGVVIHSDMTPTGTFVCSDPMINQLQHNIQWGQKGNFLDVPTDCPQRDERLGWTGDAQVFSMTAAFNFNVAPFYTKWMRDVAADQLPNGRVPHVIPDVLRQDGGSTAWADVSVIVPWTTYLTYGDKRILEVQYPSMKAWVEYMKARAGEKNLWTGDTHFGDWLAFASNRSDYTGATTEKDLIATAYYSYSSGLLAKIAAIIGQNDDAKKYAQLSENIKKAFQKEFVTPAGRLVSNTQTAYSLALAFDLLPEDLIPKAAKYLADDVKKMGHLTTGFVGTPLLCKTLSAHGYDDLAFMLLNRKDYPSWLYPVTQGATTIWERWDGQKPDGSFQDVGMNSFNHYAYGAIGEWLYRYVAGMDIDPENPGYKHILLAPHPGGGLTNAGVEFNSLYGKVKSAWKIDGNDFVYEVTVPANTTATVTLPSAKADQLTVNAQAMTASIKGSLKQTDKGISMNVGSGNYTFRYPAEGLKK
- a CDS encoding L-rhamnose isomerase; translated protein: MKESQINQAFEYAKARYADLGIDVEKAVEQLDKLSISLHCWQADDVAGFENGDGELTGGIQATGNYPGKARSISELRADIDKAMSLIPGDHRVNIHAFYGDFGGETVDRDQIEPKHFQSWIDWAKEKNYKLDFNCTCFSHEKSADGFTLSHRDPAIRQFWIDHVVQSRKIAEEMGRQLGSECIHNIWIPDGSKDLTVDRLLYRKNLKESLDQIFEYKTNDDYMLDSIECKLFGIGSESYVVGSHEFYMGYGVANNKMITLDSGHFHPTEVISDKISSLLLFAPEIMLHVSRGVRWDSDHVVILNDELQALTQEIIRANALDRVHVGLDYFDASINRIGAYVVGVRATQKALLQALLEPITQLRAYEANGQNFERLALLEEAKSLPWAAVFDYYCLKKGVIAGEAYIADIQQYEKEVTSKR
- the rhaM gene encoding L-rhamnose mutarotase, with protein sequence MERLAFKMYLNEGQKEEYRKRHNELWPELRQLLKGAGVSEYSIFLDEETSTLFAFQKVSGDGGSQDLGQTEIVKKWWAFMADLMKTNPDNSPVSIPLEEVFYME